The Haloprofundus salinisoli region AGTCGAACGCCTCGCCGCGCCCCTGCGCGATGAGCCCCTGTCTGCTGGTGATGCCCTCGTCGACGCCCTTCTCGATGCGATGTCGCGTCAGCAACGACTCGTATCGAGGGTGGTCTTCGGGAATCTCGGTCATACCGGCGATTGACGCGGGACGGTAAAAATCGGTGCTACTCGCGGCGCGGTATCGACGGCGAGGCGTCGCCCGCTGCGGGCGCGGGAGGTTCGTCGTCGAGCAGTCGCGCGCCCGCCGGGTGGCTCTGACAGACCGACGGGTCGTAGCCCGCCTCCGAGAGACCGGTTCCGAGCGCGAAGACCGAGTCGCCGAGCATCGCCATCGACGCCTCGCCGTCGACGGCGTTCACGTCGCGTATCACCGCCTCGACGCGGTCGGTGAGCAGTCCGGCCTCCCGGGCGAACCGGCGCGAGGCGAGCATGAATCGGTCGAGCGTGGGCCGTTCGACGAGACTCGACAGCGCCCGCGCCCCGGCCTCCGAGAGTCGGGTCGTGTCGCCCGAGAGCACGTCTTCGGTGGAGAGCTTGCCGAAGGTGACGTACTCGACGCGGGTCTGGGCGGGAATCCCGTCCAGCAGTCCCTCGCCTGGCGCGCCGGGGTCGAGGCGAATCGGCACGCCGCCGTGCGCCTGTGCGACGACGTCGCCGAGGCCCGTCCCGGACTGCACCTCCGCGCCGTGGGCGAGGGTGACGAGTTCGTTCTCCGAGAGCGCCCGGTCGAAAGCGTCGTTCGCGGCGAGGGCGGTTCCGAGCGCCATCGCCCCCGAGACGCCGAAGCCCGCGCCCAGCGGCAGCGACGTGTCGGCGTCCACGGCCGCCGTCACCGAGAGGGCGTCGAGCACGCGCTCGACCGGGTCGACGTCAAGTACGTCGCCGCTGAGCGTCACCGTCGTCGTCGCCGCCGGCCGAACCCGAACGGTGACGCCGTCCGAGAGCGTCACGCCCGCCCCGCGGGAACCGGCAACTCTCGGGTCGTCATCGGGGTGGGCGCTGAAGAATCCGGTCACGTGACCCGGAACGAACGCCACTGCCTCGCCAGCCATACTCCTTCATCTCCGCGCCGCAGGTTTAACAGTTACAATCCCGACCGACGGCGGTTCAACTCGTTCACGCCGATAAATGGCGTATTTCCGCTCGGTAGCGTGTACCGTGGACTCGAACCGGAACCGACACACATCGGTCCGTTGAGCGGGTCTCGCGGCGGTCGAGCGGCTTGAACACGAAGAAACGGTCGCGCCGCTTTTTACGGAATCGCGTTGTTGTCGATGACGCGACCAGCGGGTCGCAGATAGCTGACGGAGGACCCACCGATGGCAACTAACATCACCGAAGACGATGAGGGGAAGAAGGTCGTCGCCGGCGACGGCGACACCGTAGGCATCGTTGCAGATGTTGAACACGGGACCGCGTACGTCGAACCGGACCCCGGACTCACCGAGAAACTCAAATCGAAGCTCGGTTGGGGTGAGAGGGACGAGGACACGTACCCGCTCCAGGAGGAAGCCGTCGAAGCGGTCACTGACGACGAAATCAGACTTCGTCGGGACGTGTGACGCTCGGCGCGTCTGTTATGCCGTCCGCAACCTAACTCGCCGGACGGTCGACCAGTCAGACATGCATCACTCCCGGGCGCACCGACGTTTCGCGTCCAGTCCGTCGGTTTTCTCGATCACCGAGTCGAAGAGGACGCCGGCTGTCACACTCGCTTGATTCACTACGTGCCGCAAAAGACCGACACAGCGCCGCTTCAGCGTGTCAGCGCTGCTGGTCGGCGAACGCGACGCGCGCGTTCGGATGCTGATCGGCGTCTTCGGCGAGGACGCCCTCATCGCGGAGCGCCTGTATCTGCGCTTTCGCTTCGGTCGGGTTGAGTTCGCCGAGAACGGCCGTCGCGCTGAGGAGGAGACTCCGCGGGACGCCTCTCCCCGCGCCGCCCACGTCGAACGCGTCCGCGCTGTCACCGACATCGTCGAGGATGACTTCGAGGTACCGTCTCACGTCGCTCTCGCCCCGGAGACTCTCGTGCCAGCGCTCGGGATACGTACTCACGCGGCCGTCGTCGACGGTGTAGAGGGCGTCGTTATCGTCCCACGAGGAGGACTCCGTCCGACGTTCCTCGACTGCGGACGGGACGCTGTCGGGGTCGATTTGAGCGCCGTCAGCCGCCAGCCCTTCGGCGTACGTCACGACGCGGTCCGGGGCGACGCCGGGGCGGTCACTCCGCTCGTAGCGTTCGATGAGTCCGACGAGGTCCGAGACCAGAAGCGTGCGTCCGCGGTCGCCCGCCTCTTCGAGCACATGTTCGTTCAGTTCGGGCATCGAATCGGGCTTGGGTGCAGACGCGAATAAGTTGCCTGCCCGTCCGAGTTACTCGCCGGTACGCTCGGTGAAAACTCCGGAGCCGCGTCTGGCGACTTTTCGAGCGGCGAAAAAACCGTGCGGTCGTCTGTTACGTCTCGCCTACGGCGACAGACGCTGCCTGTCACGTGGGAAGAGGACGGCCTCGCGGATGTTCTCCAGTCCGAGCATCGTCATGATGAGACGCTCGCCGCCGAGTCCGAAGCCGGCGTGCGGGGGCATCCCGTACTTGAACATCTTCGTGTAGTAGTCGAACGACTCGGGGTCGAGCCCCTGCTGTTCGAAGCCGGCGACGAGGCGCTCGTAGCGGTGTTCACGCTGGCCGCCCGAGACGAGTTCCATGTTCGGGTGCATCATGTCGAACCCGGTCGAGAGTGACTCGTCGTCGTCGTCGTGGTCTTTGATGTAGAACGGCTTGATCTCGCTGGGCCAGTCGGTGATGAAGTAGTGCTCGCCGACGTCGTCGCCGAGCGCCTTCTCGCCCTCCGTCGGCAGGTCGTCGCCCCAGACGAGGTGTTCGTCGAGTTCGCCCGACGCGTTGATGCGCTCGATGGCCTCCTCGTAGGTGAGCCGCGGGAACTCGCCAGAGGGTGCCTCGAACTCCTCTTCGAGCCCGAGCGCTTCGAGCTGGCGCTGACAGTTCTCATCGACGGCCTCGTACGCCGCCTTGACGACGGCCTCGCAGACGTCCATCGCCTCGGTGTGGTCGATAAAGGCCGACTCGAAGTCGATGGAGGTCGCCTCGTTGAGGTGTCGCGGCGTGTTGTGCTCCTCGGCGCGGAAGATGGGGCCGACCTCGAAGACGCGCTCCAGACCGGAGCCGACCATCAGCTGTTTGAACAGCTGCGGCGACTGGTTCATGAACGCCTCCTGGCCGAAGTACGTGATGGGGAACAGCTCGGTGCCGCCCTCGGTGCCGGTGGCGACGATCTTCGGCGTGTTGATCTCGGTCGCACGGAGGTCGCGGAACTTCTCGCGGACGGCGCGCTGGACCTCGGCGCGAATATCGAAGATTGCCTTCACCTCGTCCTTGCGCAGGTCGAGCGTCCGGTTGTCGAGACGCGTTGGGAGTTCGGCGTCGACCTTGCCGGAGGGGTCTAGCGGCAGTTGCGGGTCGGCCTCCGCGATGACGTCGAGGCTCTCGGGGACGACTTCGACGCCCGTCGGCGCGCGCGGCTCCTCGCCGACCTCGCCGGTCACCGAGATGACGCTCTCGCGGTGGACACCCAGTCCGGTCTCGACGAGCGTCTCGTCCATCTCGTCCTTTTCGAACTTGACCTGAATCTTCCCGGTGGTGTCTCGGAGGATGAGGAATGCGATGCCGCCGAGGTCACGAACCTCGTGAACCCAGCCAGCGAGCGTCACCGTCTCGCCGGGTTCGGCGTCAGCTGCGTACGTTCGGTTGTGCATGTCTACGCGTTCCGCGTCGGGAGGTTAAAAACGACCGATTCCGCCCGAGCGCGCGAAGCGCCGACGGTCGCCGTCGCCCATCCGTCGGGCGGAACAAAACACATTTGCACCTGTCGGTCACCTCTCTGGGTATGTCGCGGGAACTTGACGACCTCGACCGCTACATCATCTACGCGCTCCAGGGCGACGCCCGCGGGACGACCGCCCGAGAGATCGCCGAGATGAAGGGCGTCTCTGCCAGCACCGTGCGTAATCGAATCCACCGACTCGAAGACGGTGACATCATCCGAGGGAGCCACCTCGACATCGACTTCGAGGCCGCCGGCTATCAGCTGTACACGCTCATTCTCTGCACCGCCCCGATTCCCAAGCGCGAACAGCTCGCACGCGAAGCGTGCAACGTCGACGGCGTGGTCTCGGTCCGCGAGATAATGACCGGCGGCGAGAACGTCCACATCACCGTCGTCGGCGAGGACAGCGACGACCTGAGCCGAATCGGCCGCGACCTCAGTTCGCTCGGTTTCGAGATCGTCGAAGAGGAACTCATCCGAAACGAGTACACCTGTCCGTACACGCCGTTCAGCGAATCCCCGGACGAGTAGCCGAGCGCCTCCGTTCGACGCCTCTTCTCCGCGGAGCGACTGCGCTGGTCGACGAACCGTGTCGACTCTCGGACAGCGTCTGGCGACTTGGCGAACGAACGCGGGCCTCTGAGCGTCTGCACGTGTCGACGACCGACAGTTCGAACAGTGCGTCGCATACGTTGAACACTCGTGAATTGCGAAATAAATACTACAACGAATTGTAGATGCGAAATCGGCAATATATCGCCTTCTTTATGGCGTTTCAGCGGTAAGAGCCGATAATGAGAGTTCCCGTACCGAAGTCGAGCGACGGAACGTCGAAGTCGGACCGACGAGCGCGGGTTCGCCGGCCTGAGGGCCTGCTTCGGGAGTCGAGTCACCGCGAACCGTATCGGGGCCTGCGCGCTGATGCGGACGGTCGCGTCCCGGGGGTGAACTGAGTGGTCGAAGCCTCCGAAATCAGCATCCTCGGTCTGCTGTTGGTTCTTGCCGTCGCGTGGGTGTTCGGCGCGCTCGCAGAGCGCTTCGGCTACCCCGCGATGATGGGCGAACTGGCGGCGGGGCTCCTCTTCGGGCCGCCGCTACTGGGAATCATCCAACCCTCGGAGGTGTTGATGGTGCTGTCGGAGCTCGGCGTCTTCCTCCTGATGGTGTACGTCGGGACCGAAGTCGACCTCCACAAGCTATTCGAACTCGGTCCGCAGGCGCTCCTCATCGCTATCGGCGGGTTCGTCATCCCGTTCGGCCTCGGCTACGCGGCCGGCGTCGTTCTCGGCGTGTCGATGGGAGGGGCGCTGTTTCTCGGACTGGCGATGGCGGCGACATCGCTGGCGACAAAGTCGCGCATTCTCTCTGACCTCGACCTGCTCGACACCCGCATCGCGGGGGTGCTTCTCGGCGGTGCGCTCGTCTCCGACGTCGGCGTGCTCGTCGCGTTCGCGGGCATTCTCGGCTTCGTCGAGGCCGGGTCGGTCGACCCGCTCAGCATCGCCCTCATCTTCGGGAAGGCGCTGGCGTTCTTCGCCGTGACGCTGTTCATCGGCGACCGCTTCCTCCCGCCGATGTGGACGAAACTCGAAGACCTCCGCGAACAGTACGGCTTCGTCGACAAGACGACGGCGTTCACGTTCGCGCTGCTGGTCGCACTGGTGTTCGCCGAGCTCGCCGCGCTGGCGGGGCTGCACATGATTATCGGCGGCTTCATGGCCGGGATGTTCCTCCGACAGGCCGACATCACGCCGGGGTTGTACGAACACATGGAGAACGTCATCTACGACCTCGCTATCGGCTTCTTCGCGCCCATCTTCTTCGTCACCGTCGCCTTCGAGTTGACGTTCGACGTGTTCACGCAGAACCTCGGCCTGCTCGTGCTGTTGGTGGCGCTCGCGTTCATCGGTAAAATCGTCGGCTCGTGGCTGTTCTCGCTGCCGACGAAGCTCACCTCCCGCGAGGGGCTGGTCATCGGCTTCGGGATGAACGGCCGCGGCACCGTCGAGATCATCATCGCCTCCATCGGTCTGTCGGCGGGCGTCATCGACCAGCAGATGTTCTCCATCCTCGTGTTCATCGCCATCTTCACGACGGCGCTCGTCCCGGTGACGATGACGTGGGGCGTCAAGCTCCTGGAGTCGGCGGATGAACTCGTCAAACTCGACGAGGAGGAGACGATCAGCACGGCGGACTGACCGCTCTCGGTCGTCGAACGTCGACTCGAAACGAAAAGCGAACGCGCGGAGCGAAGAGAACTACTCGGCGTGGGCGTCTTTGACGCCTTCGACGGTTTCGCGGACCGCGTCGACGCCCTCGTCGTGCAGCAGGTCGCCGACGACGATGACGTCGGCGTACTGGCCCATCTCGTAGGCGGCGTCGTAGCTGCGGATGCCGCCGCCGTAGAACAGCGTCGAGTCGTCGAGCGCGTCCTGGGCGGCCTGTACTTTCTCGGTGTCGCCGTACATCCCGGAGTACTCGACGTAGACGATATCCTGTCCGAACATCTTCTCGGCGACAGCGGCCCACGCGGCCACGTCGTCGGTGGACTGGTCGCAGTCGGCGTCGGTCAACTGCGCGACCGAGGCCTCCGGGTTGAGGACGATGTACGCCTCGGTGTGGGTGCGGCCCCAGTCGAGACCGTTCTCGATGCGGACCCACTCCTTGTGTGCGCCGGTCACCCAGAAGGAGTCGCTGGCGTTGAACACGGTCGGGATGAGGTAGCCGTCGAGCGCGTCGTCGTCGACGACGACGGCGGGGTTCGACGGCTCCTGGTACAGCGGCACGTCGTACTCGGCGCACGCGTCGACGACGCGCTGCATCTTCTCGGTGGTGATGTCGAGCGTGCCACCGATCTCGATGGCGTCGGTTCCGGTCTCGCAGGCGTCGGCGAACGTCTCGCCGTCGACGAGCTCTTTGTCGGGATCGATTTTGAGGATGTGGTCCCACGATTCCCACGGCAGAGTCATTGGACTGTGTACTTCGGGGAGCCGTTAAAAAGGGTGCGGAACGCTAGTTTCTCAAAGTCACGGTGGCGGAATAGCGAGTACGCTCACTGCGAACGAACGAAGTGAGCGAGTAGGCCGACGACTGAGTGGGGGTGCGAAGCACCGAAACGAAGGAGGAGTGCTTTTGGTCCAGCTTTCACCGAGCGAAACCGCTTTGCGGTTTCGCGCAGCGTAAAAGGTGGGAGTTAGTCCGCTTTCGCCTGCCAGTCTCGAACCGTATCCGCGCCCACGCCCTCGACACTCGCAGCCACGTCGTCGGGGTCGGCGTCTTTCAGCCCGGGCACGTCCGCGATCCCGGCTTCCTGCAGTTTCTCGGCCGTCTTCTCGCCGATGCCGGAGATGCTCTGCAGTTCGTCGCCGCCGACCTGCTGGGCCTGGTACTCGCGGTAGTTACAGATGGGACAGCCGAGCTCCCACGGCTCGTCGCCGTTGTGGACGACCAGGTGGGGAAGGCCGTGCTCCTCGCACTCCTCGTCGGTAACTTCGATCTCGCCGCGGCGCGGCAGCGGCAGCGAGTAGTCGCAGTCGGGGTAACGCGTACAGCCGACGAGCCGAGAGCCCGAACGGAGCTGTTTGATAGCCAACTCGCCCCCGTGTTCCTCGCCGCACTCCGGACACGTCCCGATGACGAGGTCGTCCTGCTCGTCGGCCTCGTCGGCTTTACACTGCGGACAGCCGTGGACGAACGTCTTCCGCCCGGCGAGCATCTTCACGTGGTGGAGGCCGTGCTCCTCGCACTCGTCTTCGAGGATGAGCGGCTTCCCCGTCGACGGCAGCGGGAGCGTGTACTCGCAGTCGGGGTAGCCGTCGCAGCCGACGAAGTACGACCCGTACCGACTCTTGCGAACGAGGAGGTCCGCGCCGCACTCCGGGCACGGTCCGAGCGTCTTGTCCGCCTTCAAGGATTTTTGAAGCTGTGTTCCCAGCTCGTCGCTGGACTCCATCAGCCCCTCGAAGACGGTTTCGAGCATCTCGCGGGACTCCTCGGTCACGTCCTCGAAATTCGTCTCTCCGTCGGCGATGGCGAGCATGTCCGCCTCGAGTTGTGCGGTCATCTCCTCGCTGACGATGCGGTCGGCGAACTCCTCGGACGCGCTGACGACGGCGCGGGCGAGGCGGGTCGGCCGCGGCGGGTCGTTCTCGATGTAGTTTCTGTCGTAGAGCTTCTGAATCACGTCGTGGCGGGTCGCCTTCGTCCCGATTCCCATCTGCTCCATCGTCTCGATGAGCCGCGACTGGCCGTAGCGGCGCGGCGGCTGGGTCTGCTTCGCCTCGAAGCGGGTGTCGGTGACCGCGAGCTCCTCGCCCTCCGAGACGTCGGGGACGAAGCTCTCGGTGTTGTTGAAGTACGGGTAGACGGCGTGGTAGCCCTCTTTGACGAGGCGCTTGCCGTTGGCCTTCAGCGAGAGCGGTTCGCCGTCGGCCGTCACGTTGGCGACGACGCGGAGGTGCTCCCACTTCGCCGCCTCGGCGACGGTGGCGAAGAACCGCCGGACGACGAGTTCGTACACCTCGTACTCGTCCTCGGAGATATCGGCCGAAGAGGGAAGCTCGCCGGTCGGGTGGATCGGCGGGTGGTCGGTCGTCTCCTCGTCGCCTTCTGTCGCCGTGAGTTCGTCGAGTTCCAGGAGAGATTCCGCGTCGTCGCCGAAGCGCCGCGTGCCGACGAACTCCGAGACGAGTTCCTCGGGGTCGAGGTCGTCGGGGTAGACCGTGTTGTCCGTCCGCGGGTAGGTGATGTACCCCGCCGTGTAGAGGTCCTCGGCGATGCTCATCGCGCGCTGGGCGGAGTAGCCGATGCTGCCCGCCGCGCGGATGAACTGCGTGGTGTTGAACGGCGCGGGCGGCTTGTCCGTTCGCGTGCGGCGGCGGACCGACTGGACCGTCGCCGACGAGGCGGTCCGGAGCGTGTCGTAAACCGCGTTCGCGGTCTCTTCGTCCCAGACGCGCTCGGCCTCGTTGCTGTCCTCGTCGTGGTAGAAGTACTGCGCCTCGAACTCCTCGCCCGTCTCCGACTTTTCGAGGTCGGCGAACAGCTCCCAGTAGTCCTCGGGGTCGAAGGCGTCGATTTCGCGCTCGCGGTCGACGATGAGTTTCAGCGTCGGCCCCTGCACCCGACCGACGGAGATGAAGTCGTTGCCGAGCTGTCGGGCCGACAGCGAGAGAAAGCGCGTGAGCGCCGCGCCCCAGACGAGGTCGATTATCTGGCGGGCCTCGCCCGCCGCGGCGAGGTCGAAGTCGAGGTCTTCTGGATTCTCGAACGCCTCGGTCACCTCGCGCTTCGTGATGGAGGAAAAGCGCACGCGGTCGATGGGGGCCTCCTCGTTCACGTCGCGGACGAGTTCGTACGCCTCCTTCCCGATGAGTTCGCCCTCGCGGTCGTAGTCGGTGGCGATAGTGACGCGGGAGGCGTGGCGCGCGAGTCGCCGGAGGGCGGCGACGATGTTCTCCTGCGTCGGGTGTTTGTCGATGGGCGCGTCGATGAGTTCGACGGGTTCGACGTCGCGCCAGTCGTTGTACTCCGGCGGGAAGTCGACGCCGACGACGTGACCCGACAGCCCGATGCAGCGCTTGCCGCCCCACTTGTAGACGTTCACCCCGTTCATCCGCTCGGCGTCGGCGGACTCGCCGCTGAGGATGTCCGCGATTCGCCTCGCGGCGTTGTCCTTCTCGGTGATTATCAGTTCCGGCCCCTTGCTCATTGGCAGGCGATATGCGAAGGGGCGGCCTAAACCTTTCGCGGTCGTTTGCGACGAAATCGCAAGGGGGCGTGGACGCGCGCACGTGCGACGCTCGCGCAGCGCGCTCGCGTATGCGCGAGAACTTAATCTCGGCTCAGACGTGCTCGTCCAGGAACGCTCGAATCTGCTCGAACTCCTCGACGAGGTTCGACCGCGTCGTCGTGTGGTGACCCTCGTCCTCGAAGACGAGCTTCTCGACGGGCACGCCCCGCTCGCGCACCCGCTCGACGATCTGCTCCGTCTCGCCGACGGGG contains the following coding sequences:
- a CDS encoding pantoate kinase; protein product: MAGEAVAFVPGHVTGFFSAHPDDDPRVAGSRGAGVTLSDGVTVRVRPAATTTVTLSGDVLDVDPVERVLDALSVTAAVDADTSLPLGAGFGVSGAMALGTALAANDAFDRALSENELVTLAHGAEVQSGTGLGDVVAQAHGGVPIRLDPGAPGEGLLDGIPAQTRVEYVTFGKLSTEDVLSGDTTRLSEAGARALSSLVERPTLDRFMLASRRFAREAGLLTDRVEAVIRDVNAVDGEASMAMLGDSVFALGTGLSEAGYDPSVCQSHPAGARLLDDEPPAPAAGDASPSIPRRE
- a CDS encoding PRC-barrel domain containing protein translates to MATNITEDDEGKKVVAGDGDTVGIVADVEHGTAYVEPDPGLTEKLKSKLGWGERDEDTYPLQEEAVEAVTDDEIRLRRDV
- the aspS gene encoding aspartate--tRNA(Asn) ligase, giving the protein MHNRTYAADAEPGETVTLAGWVHEVRDLGGIAFLILRDTTGKIQVKFEKDEMDETLVETGLGVHRESVISVTGEVGEEPRAPTGVEVVPESLDVIAEADPQLPLDPSGKVDAELPTRLDNRTLDLRKDEVKAIFDIRAEVQRAVREKFRDLRATEINTPKIVATGTEGGTELFPITYFGQEAFMNQSPQLFKQLMVGSGLERVFEVGPIFRAEEHNTPRHLNEATSIDFESAFIDHTEAMDVCEAVVKAAYEAVDENCQRQLEALGLEEEFEAPSGEFPRLTYEEAIERINASGELDEHLVWGDDLPTEGEKALGDDVGEHYFITDWPSEIKPFYIKDHDDDDESLSTGFDMMHPNMELVSGGQREHRYERLVAGFEQQGLDPESFDYYTKMFKYGMPPHAGFGLGGERLIMTMLGLENIREAVLFPRDRQRLSP
- a CDS encoding Lrp/AsnC family transcriptional regulator — encoded protein: MSRELDDLDRYIIYALQGDARGTTAREIAEMKGVSASTVRNRIHRLEDGDIIRGSHLDIDFEAAGYQLYTLILCTAPIPKREQLAREACNVDGVVSVREIMTGGENVHITVVGEDSDDLSRIGRDLSSLGFEIVEEELIRNEYTCPYTPFSESPDE
- a CDS encoding cation:proton antiporter: MVEASEISILGLLLVLAVAWVFGALAERFGYPAMMGELAAGLLFGPPLLGIIQPSEVLMVLSELGVFLLMVYVGTEVDLHKLFELGPQALLIAIGGFVIPFGLGYAAGVVLGVSMGGALFLGLAMAATSLATKSRILSDLDLLDTRIAGVLLGGALVSDVGVLVAFAGILGFVEAGSVDPLSIALIFGKALAFFAVTLFIGDRFLPPMWTKLEDLREQYGFVDKTTAFTFALLVALVFAELAALAGLHMIIGGFMAGMFLRQADITPGLYEHMENVIYDLAIGFFAPIFFVTVAFELTFDVFTQNLGLLVLLVALAFIGKIVGSWLFSLPTKLTSREGLVIGFGMNGRGTVEIIIASIGLSAGVIDQQMFSILVFIAIFTTALVPVTMTWGVKLLESADELVKLDEEETISTAD
- a CDS encoding phosphoglycerol geranylgeranyltransferase; translated protein: MTLPWESWDHILKIDPDKELVDGETFADACETGTDAIEIGGTLDITTEKMQRVVDACAEYDVPLYQEPSNPAVVVDDDALDGYLIPTVFNASDSFWVTGAHKEWVRIENGLDWGRTHTEAYIVLNPEASVAQLTDADCDQSTDDVAAWAAVAEKMFGQDIVYVEYSGMYGDTEKVQAAQDALDDSTLFYGGGIRSYDAAYEMGQYADVIVVGDLLHDEGVDAVRETVEGVKDAHAE
- a CDS encoding DNA topoisomerase I, giving the protein MSKGPELIITEKDNAARRIADILSGESADAERMNGVNVYKWGGKRCIGLSGHVVGVDFPPEYNDWRDVEPVELIDAPIDKHPTQENIVAALRRLARHASRVTIATDYDREGELIGKEAYELVRDVNEEAPIDRVRFSSITKREVTEAFENPEDLDFDLAAAGEARQIIDLVWGAALTRFLSLSARQLGNDFISVGRVQGPTLKLIVDREREIDAFDPEDYWELFADLEKSETGEEFEAQYFYHDEDSNEAERVWDEETANAVYDTLRTASSATVQSVRRRTRTDKPPAPFNTTQFIRAAGSIGYSAQRAMSIAEDLYTAGYITYPRTDNTVYPDDLDPEELVSEFVGTRRFGDDAESLLELDELTATEGDEETTDHPPIHPTGELPSSADISEDEYEVYELVVRRFFATVAEAAKWEHLRVVANVTADGEPLSLKANGKRLVKEGYHAVYPYFNNTESFVPDVSEGEELAVTDTRFEAKQTQPPRRYGQSRLIETMEQMGIGTKATRHDVIQKLYDRNYIENDPPRPTRLARAVVSASEEFADRIVSEEMTAQLEADMLAIADGETNFEDVTEESREMLETVFEGLMESSDELGTQLQKSLKADKTLGPCPECGADLLVRKSRYGSYFVGCDGYPDCEYTLPLPSTGKPLILEDECEEHGLHHVKMLAGRKTFVHGCPQCKADEADEQDDLVIGTCPECGEEHGGELAIKQLRSGSRLVGCTRYPDCDYSLPLPRRGEIEVTDEECEEHGLPHLVVHNGDEPWELGCPICNYREYQAQQVGGDELQSISGIGEKTAEKLQEAGIADVPGLKDADPDDVAASVEGVGADTVRDWQAKAD